One window of Bacteroidales bacterium genomic DNA carries:
- the recO gene encoding DNA repair protein RecO: MIAKTTGIVLHTLRYGESSLIVHAYTEHFGRISLMAKGVRNEKKPGRAALLQPLRIISMEIYYKPSREIQILKEFASALPEQFQLPDPVKGAVSLFMAELLYKVLREEEPNEPMFRFLYQSVLQLNRLQKGTANYHLFFAVHLTKYLGFFPSGNFDEYHCFFDGTSGKFVEQLKASVNAMPQEESALLATLMNLSPQNLENVYLNGIQRSRFLDEIIKFYQIHLEGMGKIRSIDVLREVFSANRES, encoded by the coding sequence ATGATAGCAAAAACTACCGGTATTGTTTTGCATACCTTACGCTATGGGGAGTCAAGCCTGATAGTGCATGCCTACACCGAGCACTTCGGAAGGATTTCCCTTATGGCAAAAGGAGTAAGAAATGAAAAAAAACCGGGACGTGCTGCGCTGCTTCAGCCCCTGAGGATCATTTCGATGGAAATTTACTACAAACCTTCACGCGAAATCCAGATACTGAAAGAATTTGCTTCTGCCCTTCCTGAACAGTTCCAGCTCCCTGACCCTGTAAAAGGGGCTGTTTCCCTTTTCATGGCAGAGCTTCTGTATAAAGTTTTGCGGGAAGAAGAACCAAATGAACCTATGTTCCGGTTTCTTTACCAGTCTGTTCTTCAACTGAACCGGTTGCAGAAAGGAACAGCAAATTACCATCTCTTTTTTGCCGTCCATCTTACAAAATACCTTGGATTCTTTCCTTCAGGGAATTTTGATGAATATCATTGTTTTTTTGACGGAACTTCGGGGAAGTTTGTCGAACAACTGAAAGCATCCGTTAATGCCATGCCACAGGAAGAATCAGCCTTGCTGGCAACATTGATGAACCTTTCACCCCAGAATCTTGAAAATGTTTACCTTAACGGCATTCAACGTTCCCGCTTTCTCGACGAAATCATAAAATTCTACCAGATACACCTCGAGGGTATGGGAAAAATCCGGTCAATAGACGTTCTGAGAGAGGTATTCTCCGCTAACAGGGAATCGTAA
- a CDS encoding T9SS type A sorting domain-containing protein, whose translation MKRSGLLSVVVFIALTSHGQIPVGAWRDHLSYRQAFRLADAGNRVFCATSGSLFCYHRNDHSVSKISTVDGLHDIELSTIAFDSANNRLVAGYKNGNIDIVTSESIINVPDIFLKSGLTNKTINHIHIRGNLAYLSCGFGIALLNPDKREIKDTYYLGPGGSPAEVFAVATSDDHIFAATGSGIYKASLNNPNLVDFSAWSQISDIPNFSESFTSLAWFEGKLFAVYHGSGTRNDHVYYSDNGQWKELGTLLYPDGTYYYSLEVCSGKLVVASQNYADVYDSNLRLLRHSWTGDPRHALIDKEDVIWTADHYHGIIRENPQTGRDTIVPDGPSNNDAFLAYSASGKIFVTAGGLSSAWGNLYNLPCVHIFDGQKWQSWTDYDARDAINVIARPNEPDNLYVATWGYGIIYLEKMQKKAVYNPSNSSLQTIIPGDFCRVYGMAFDKNMNLWVTNSGVSNPISVLSADGKWTSLNYGPAINAPNVSKLLIDSGNRKWVILPRGNGLFVFDDNGTPGDIRDDTYTRVSIADNAGNEISNFVYDIAEDLEGNIWVGTASGPVVYYHPAAVFEGPQAGGYAQQILVPRNDGSGLGDYLLSTETITSIAVDGANRKWFGTRNSGVYLISADGLKQIHHFTRENSPLLSNTINSITIDGQTGEVFFATDKGIVSYRGTATSGGDSFGKVYVFPNPVRETYHGDITITGLARNVNVKITDISGNLVFETKALGGQAVWNGKNFDGRRVATGVYLVFCTNEDGSKTYVTKLLFIH comes from the coding sequence ATGAAACGGTCAGGACTTCTTTCGGTCGTTGTTTTCATTGCTCTCACTTCCCATGGGCAAATACCTGTCGGAGCCTGGCGTGATCACCTTTCCTACCGCCAGGCATTCCGTCTGGCTGATGCAGGCAACAGGGTTTTTTGTGCTACCTCCGGAAGCCTCTTCTGCTACCACCGCAACGACCACTCTGTGAGCAAAATCTCAACTGTTGACGGATTGCACGATATCGAACTGAGCACCATTGCCTTTGACAGTGCCAATAACCGGCTGGTTGCCGGATATAAAAACGGAAACATTGACATTGTTACCTCAGAAAGTATCATTAATGTACCCGATATTTTTCTCAAATCAGGCCTGACCAACAAAACCATTAACCATATTCATATCAGGGGAAATCTCGCCTACCTCTCATGTGGGTTTGGCATTGCCTTGCTGAATCCCGATAAACGCGAAATAAAAGACACATATTACCTTGGCCCAGGAGGAAGTCCGGCCGAAGTATTTGCCGTCGCAACCAGTGATGATCATATCTTTGCCGCTACCGGCTCAGGAATCTATAAAGCTTCATTGAATAACCCCAATCTGGTTGATTTTTCTGCATGGAGCCAGATCTCTGACATACCAAATTTTTCGGAGAGTTTTACTTCACTTGCCTGGTTTGAGGGGAAATTGTTTGCTGTCTATCATGGTTCCGGTACCCGGAACGATCACGTCTATTATTCTGACAATGGCCAGTGGAAAGAACTGGGCACCTTGCTGTATCCCGATGGAACCTATTATTACTCCCTGGAAGTATGCTCCGGGAAACTGGTTGTCGCAAGCCAGAATTATGCGGATGTTTACGATTCCAACCTTCGCCTTCTCCGTCACTCCTGGACCGGCGATCCCCGTCATGCCCTGATTGATAAGGAAGATGTCATCTGGACCGCCGATCATTACCACGGAATTATAAGGGAAAATCCGCAAACAGGCCGGGATACAATTGTGCCTGACGGACCCTCAAACAACGACGCATTCCTGGCGTATAGTGCATCGGGAAAAATTTTTGTAACTGCCGGAGGTTTGTCTTCTGCCTGGGGAAATCTCTATAACCTTCCCTGCGTCCATATCTTTGACGGCCAAAAATGGCAATCGTGGACTGATTACGACGCCCGCGATGCTATAAATGTTATTGCCAGACCAAACGAACCCGACAACCTTTATGTGGCAACCTGGGGATATGGAATCATTTATCTGGAGAAAATGCAAAAGAAAGCCGTGTACAATCCTTCCAACAGTTCCCTGCAAACCATCATTCCGGGCGATTTTTGCCGGGTGTACGGCATGGCCTTTGACAAGAATATGAACCTCTGGGTTACCAATTCCGGTGTATCAAATCCCATTTCGGTACTCTCGGCTGATGGGAAATGGACCAGCCTTAATTACGGCCCTGCCATCAATGCTCCCAACGTCAGTAAACTGCTCATTGATTCCGGCAACAGAAAATGGGTCATACTTCCCCGTGGAAACGGACTGTTTGTATTCGATGATAACGGCACCCCCGGCGATATCAGGGATGATACCTACACCCGTGTTTCCATTGCCGATAATGCCGGAAATGAAATCAGCAACTTTGTTTATGATATCGCGGAAGACCTGGAAGGGAACATCTGGGTAGGTACAGCTTCAGGTCCTGTGGTGTATTATCATCCTGCCGCTGTTTTTGAAGGGCCCCAGGCGGGAGGATATGCCCAGCAAATCCTCGTACCCCGGAATGACGGTTCCGGCCTTGGTGATTACCTGCTTTCAACAGAAACCATTACCAGCATTGCCGTTGATGGAGCAAACCGCAAATGGTTCGGAACCCGAAATTCAGGTGTTTATCTGATTTCTGCCGACGGACTGAAGCAGATTCATCATTTTACAAGAGAAAACAGTCCCCTCCTTTCCAACACCATCAACTCCATTACGATTGACGGACAAACCGGTGAAGTATTTTTCGCCACCGACAAAGGCATTGTTTCCTACCGCGGAACAGCCACCAGCGGAGGCGATTCTTTCGGCAAGGTCTACGTCTTCCCCAATCCGGTCAGGGAAACCTACCATGGCGATATTACCATCACCGGACTGGCACGAAATGTCAATGTCAAAATCACCGACATTTCAGGAAACCTTGTTTTTGAAACAAAAGCACTTGGTGGACAGGCTGTATGGAATGGTAAAAACTTCGACGGTCGCAGGGTTGCTACCGGTGTGTATCTGGTCTTCTGCACCAACGAAGACGGCTCGAAAACCTATGTTACCAAACTTCTGTTTATCCACTAA
- a CDS encoding non-canonical purine NTP diphosphatase, which yields MEIIFATNNPHKVKEIRNLLRKDFTITSLADLGFQEEIPEPFHTLEENAAAKASFVYRKFHRNCFADDTALEVDALQGEPGVFSARYAGENKDAKANMLKLLERMKNINNRRARFRTVIAYMENGEVRFFEGTVYGTIIREPRGEEGFGYDPVFQPDGYSQTFAEMPLDEKNKISHRAIAMKALAAYLNTKL from the coding sequence ATGGAAATTATTTTTGCCACCAACAATCCTCATAAAGTCAAAGAGATCAGGAATCTTCTGAGGAAAGATTTCACCATAACCAGCCTTGCTGACCTCGGTTTTCAGGAAGAAATACCCGAACCTTTCCATACCCTCGAAGAAAACGCCGCAGCCAAGGCATCATTTGTTTACCGGAAATTTCACCGGAATTGTTTTGCCGACGACACTGCGCTGGAAGTTGATGCCCTGCAAGGTGAACCGGGAGTCTTTTCAGCAAGGTATGCCGGCGAGAATAAGGATGCAAAAGCCAATATGCTGAAGCTTCTCGAGCGCATGAAGAATATAAACAACAGAAGGGCCAGATTCCGTACCGTGATTGCCTATATGGAAAACGGTGAAGTGCGCTTTTTTGAAGGAACCGTATACGGCACCATCATCAGGGAGCCCAGGGGTGAGGAAGGATTTGGGTACGACCCTGTTTTTCAGCCTGATGGCTATTCCCAGACCTTTGCAGAAATGCCGCTGGATGAGAAAAATAAAATCAGCCACCGGGCCATCGCCATGAAAGCCCTGGCCGCCTACCTGAATACAAAACTGTAG
- a CDS encoding universal stress protein, translating into MNTRKRTILVPWDFSEKAEFAVAHAKNVAQVTGNTITLLHIVKEESEIQDASVRLHLSAGELEQKYHVKPEFKVLKGNIFKTIGEAATDLNAEIIIMGTHGIKGMQKFLGSWALKVIVKAKVPFIVVQAPPSSDAYKNVVFPINYRKESKEKIRWSSFLSYYYHCKFHLFLQHVSDRGLKTMLHNNVTFTRKYLDNNNIEYEVAEAPGKDDFATETIEYARQVNADMILIITSRSIIFTGFVLGADEQKILANSARIPVMCVNPRPGKLAGGFSATGC; encoded by the coding sequence ATGAATACGCGAAAAAGAACAATTCTGGTTCCCTGGGATTTCAGCGAAAAAGCTGAATTTGCAGTGGCGCATGCCAAAAATGTAGCCCAGGTTACGGGCAATACTATAACCCTTCTTCACATTGTAAAAGAAGAATCCGAAATTCAGGATGCTTCTGTAAGGCTGCATTTATCAGCCGGTGAACTGGAACAGAAATATCATGTCAAGCCCGAATTTAAAGTGCTGAAAGGGAACATTTTCAAAACAATCGGAGAAGCAGCAACCGATCTGAATGCTGAAATCATCATCATGGGAACCCATGGCATTAAAGGAATGCAAAAATTTCTCGGGAGTTGGGCACTCAAAGTTATTGTAAAAGCAAAAGTCCCCTTTATTGTTGTGCAGGCCCCACCCTCAAGCGATGCCTATAAAAATGTTGTTTTCCCTATCAATTACCGGAAAGAAAGCAAGGAAAAAATCCGCTGGTCCAGTTTTCTTTCCTATTATTATCACTGCAAGTTTCATCTTTTCCTTCAGCATGTTTCCGACAGAGGCCTGAAAACAATGCTGCACAACAATGTTACCTTTACCCGGAAATACCTTGACAACAACAACATCGAATATGAGGTTGCGGAAGCTCCCGGAAAAGATGATTTTGCCACGGAAACCATTGAATATGCCCGGCAGGTAAATGCCGACATGATCCTGATCATTACTTCCCGCAGTATCATCTTTACAGGCTTTGTCCTGGGCGCCGACGAACAAAAAATTCTCGCAAATTCCGCCAGAATTCCCGTTATGTGCGTCAACCCGCGACCGGGTAAACTCGCCGGCGGGTTCAGTGCTACCGGATGCTGA